A single Kryptolebias marmoratus isolate JLee-2015 linkage group LG16, ASM164957v2, whole genome shotgun sequence DNA region contains:
- the zdhhc3a gene encoding palmitoyltransferase ZDHHC3-A isoform X2, protein MKSPVHRCRDVEHGRGQTATRAGSGSNCLQPEQRIPVSKDVITSSSSSAMWFIRDTCGIVCAIITWLLVFYAEFVVLFVMLLPSKNLTYSIVNGTLFNTLAFLALASHLRAMCTDPGAVPKGNATKEYIESLQLKPGQVVYKCPKCCSIKPDRAHHCSVCKRCIRKMDHHCPWVNNCVGENNQKYFVLFTMYIALISLHSLVLLVFHFLYCFEDDWTKCSSFSPPATIILLILLCFEGLLFLIFTSVMFGTQVHSICTDETGIEQLKKEERRWAKKTKWMNMRAVFGHHFSLMWFSPFSTPDHGKAETYQYVV, encoded by the exons ATGAAGAGCCCGGTGCACAGGTGCAGGGATGTGGAGCACGGTCGTGGGCAGACCGCAACCAGGGCCGGGTCTGGGTCCAACTGCCTGCAGCCTGAACAGCGCATCCCTGTCTCCAAGGACGtcatcacctcctcctcttcctcagctaTGTGGTTCATCAGGGATACCTGTGGCATCGTGTGCGCCATCATCACCTGGCTGCTGGTGTTTTATGCCGAGTTTGTTGTGCTGTTTGTAATGCTGCTACCCTCTAAAAACCTCACATACAGCATCGTGAACGGGACTTTGTTCAACACCCTGGCCTTTCTTGCTCTCGCCTCACACCTCAGGGCTATGTGTACTGACCCT GGGGCAGTGCCAAAAGGGAATGCTACTAAGGAATACATAGAAAGCCTTCAGCTGAAACCAGGGCAGGTGGTCTACAAGTGTCCCAAATGCTGCAGCATCAAGCCTGACCGAGCACACCACTGCAG CGTGTGTAAACGATGCATACGGAAGATGGACCACCACTGTCCGTGGGTCAACAACTGCGTTGGCGAGAACAACCAAAAGTACTTTGTGCTCTTCACA ATGTACATTGCACTTATCTCTCTCCACTCTCTGGTCTTGCTGGTCTTCCATTTTCTCTACTGCTTTGAAGACGATTGGACaa AGTGCAGTTCCTTTTCTCCTCCAGCAACaatcatcctcctcatcctcctgtGCTTTGAgggcctcctcttcctcatcttcaccTCTGTGATGTTCGGCACCCAGGTCCACTCCATCTGTACCGATGAGACA GGCATAGAGCAGTTGAAAAAAGAAGAGCGAAGATGGGCTAAAAAAACTAAGTGGATGAACATGAGGGCAGTATTTGGACACCATTTCTCCTTAATGTGGTTTAGCCCCTTCTCCACCCCTGACCATGGCAAGGCTGAGACCTACCAGTATGTGGTGTGA
- the LOC108247741 gene encoding transmembrane protein 42-like, with protein sequence MGSGSVYALVAGFLGGAASLAAKLSVGADYLREMCESGLSGWPQSDHGATVCDWLHVPLRLLCAGLLLSCNAVMWTMFSKALRHCSSSARATVTTTASNFISSGILGRVIFGETHSALWWTGISLTLCGLLALHASTPQTLSREEGPKDK encoded by the exons ATGGGTTCTGGCTCTGTTTACGCGCTGGTAGCGGGGTTTCTCGGTGGCGCCGCCTCTCTGGCCGCTAAGCTGTCCGTCGGCGCAGACTACCTGAGGGAGATGTGCGAGTCCGGGCTGAGCGGCTGGCCTCAATCAGACCATGGAGCCACAGTCTGTGACTGG CTCCATGTCCCCCTGAGGCTGCTGTGTGCAGGCCTGCTGCTCTCCTGTAACGCTGTCATGTGGACCATGTTCTCCAAGGCTCTCCGGCACTGCTCCTCCTCAGCCAGGGCCACCGTCACCACCACCGCCTCCAACTTCATCTCCTCT GGCATCCTGGGGAGGGTCATCTTTGGGGAGACCCACAGTGCCCTGTGGTGGACGGGCATCTCTCTCACTCTGTGTGGACTGCTGGCGCTTCATGCTTCAACACCTCAGACCCTCTCACGGGAGGAAGGACCGAAGGACAAGTGA
- the kiaa1143 gene encoding uncharacterized protein KIAA1143 homolog isoform X1 — MNKNKASGVAWVKPAEPSFLKKFKSDVGYKEGPNVDTKRQLMPALDDDSGSDREDELPQVVVLKSGDLTADEAKKMKDEKTAGGDAEKDAEAPTDGKILFKKPAKRSSSDKFQGITASSSKKKRNDGGEKGEEEKKEEKSGSKIKNQSLLSFGEDEEEDED, encoded by the exons atgaataaaaataaagcaagtggCGTGGCGTGGGTGAAACCGGCAGAGCCGTCCTTTCTGAAGAAGTTTAAGAGTGATGTTGGGTATAAAGAAGGGCCCAATGTTGACACGAAG CGCCAGCTGATGCCAGCTCTGGATGATGACAGCGGGAGCGATCGAGAGGATGAGTTACCTCAAGTTGTTGTCTTAAAAAGTGGGGACCTGACTGCAGACGAGGCGAAGAAGATGAAGGATGAAAAGACAGCTGGAGGTGATGCAGAGAAAG ACGCCGAAGCTCCTACTGACGGCAAAATCCTTTTCAAGAAGCCAGCGAAGCGGTCCTCCTCAGACAAGTTCCAGGGAATCACAGCCAGCTCCAGCAAAAAGAAGAGGAACGACGGAGGAgagaagggggaggaggagaagaaggaggagaagtCTGGaagtaaaatcaaaaatcaaagcCTCCTGTCATTtggagaggatgaggaggaagacgaggactAA
- the kiaa1143 gene encoding uncharacterized protein KIAA1143 homolog isoform X2, with product MNKNKASGVAWVKPAEPSFLKKFKSDVGYKEGPNVDTKRQLMPALDDDSGSDREDELPQVVVLKSGDLTADEAKKMKDEKTAGDAEAPTDGKILFKKPAKRSSSDKFQGITASSSKKKRNDGGEKGEEEKKEEKSGSKIKNQSLLSFGEDEEEDED from the exons atgaataaaaataaagcaagtggCGTGGCGTGGGTGAAACCGGCAGAGCCGTCCTTTCTGAAGAAGTTTAAGAGTGATGTTGGGTATAAAGAAGGGCCCAATGTTGACACGAAG CGCCAGCTGATGCCAGCTCTGGATGATGACAGCGGGAGCGATCGAGAGGATGAGTTACCTCAAGTTGTTGTCTTAAAAAGTGGGGACCTGACTGCAGACGAGGCGAAGAAGATGAAGGATGAAAAGACAGCTGGAG ACGCCGAAGCTCCTACTGACGGCAAAATCCTTTTCAAGAAGCCAGCGAAGCGGTCCTCCTCAGACAAGTTCCAGGGAATCACAGCCAGCTCCAGCAAAAAGAAGAGGAACGACGGAGGAgagaagggggaggaggagaagaaggaggagaagtCTGGaagtaaaatcaaaaatcaaagcCTCCTGTCATTtggagaggatgaggaggaagacgaggactAA
- the zdhhc3a gene encoding palmitoyltransferase ZDHHC3-A isoform X1 — MKSPVHRCRDVEHGRGQTATRAGSGSNCLQPEQRIPVSKDVITSSSSSAMWFIRDTCGIVCAIITWLLVFYAEFVVLFVMLLPSKNLTYSIVNGTLFNTLAFLALASHLRAMCTDPGAVPKGNATKEYIESLQLKPGQVVYKCPKCCSIKPDRAHHCSVCKRCIRKMDHHCPWVNNCVGENNQKYFVLFTMYIALISLHSLVLLVFHFLYCFEDDWTKCSSFSPPATIILLILLCFEGLLFLIFTSVMFGTQVHSICTDETGIERLKGETGKWGKPPCWEAMQTAFGGPFSPSWFNPFAAWSCKRDPADHVSVPQGEIIEDNVIEIPLN; from the exons ATGAAGAGCCCGGTGCACAGGTGCAGGGATGTGGAGCACGGTCGTGGGCAGACCGCAACCAGGGCCGGGTCTGGGTCCAACTGCCTGCAGCCTGAACAGCGCATCCCTGTCTCCAAGGACGtcatcacctcctcctcttcctcagctaTGTGGTTCATCAGGGATACCTGTGGCATCGTGTGCGCCATCATCACCTGGCTGCTGGTGTTTTATGCCGAGTTTGTTGTGCTGTTTGTAATGCTGCTACCCTCTAAAAACCTCACATACAGCATCGTGAACGGGACTTTGTTCAACACCCTGGCCTTTCTTGCTCTCGCCTCACACCTCAGGGCTATGTGTACTGACCCT GGGGCAGTGCCAAAAGGGAATGCTACTAAGGAATACATAGAAAGCCTTCAGCTGAAACCAGGGCAGGTGGTCTACAAGTGTCCCAAATGCTGCAGCATCAAGCCTGACCGAGCACACCACTGCAG CGTGTGTAAACGATGCATACGGAAGATGGACCACCACTGTCCGTGGGTCAACAACTGCGTTGGCGAGAACAACCAAAAGTACTTTGTGCTCTTCACA ATGTACATTGCACTTATCTCTCTCCACTCTCTGGTCTTGCTGGTCTTCCATTTTCTCTACTGCTTTGAAGACGATTGGACaa AGTGCAGTTCCTTTTCTCCTCCAGCAACaatcatcctcctcatcctcctgtGCTTTGAgggcctcctcttcctcatcttcaccTCTGTGATGTTCGGCACCCAGGTCCACTCCATCTGTACCGATGAGACA GGAATCGAGCGGCTGAAGGGCGAAACGGGAAAGTGGGGGAAACCGCCGTGCTGGGAGGCCATGCAGACGGCGTTCGGAGGCCCCTTCTCGCCGTCTTGGTTCAACCCTTTCGCTGCGTGGAGCTGCAAAAGGGACCCAGCAGACCATGTCTCCGTCCCACAGGGGGAGATCATCGAGGACAATGTCATAGAGATCCCACTCAACTAG